In Leishmania braziliensis MHOM/BR/75/M2904 complete genome, chromosome 27, the DNA window CCATCAACGAAGAAGATCTTTAGTGAGGCCCTTGACCTTGAGGCTAAGCTGAAGCGAAAGGAGCTGCCGATCGAGTACAATGCTATGATTGAGGAAATCGACCGGAGGGAGCCAGAGCGCCGTCGCATCGTAGCCCAGCAGCTGGAGTCGGACAGCAGTGATGTTAACGGAAACAAGGAGTTTTCAGAGTCTGTAGATGTGCACTTGACAAGGCAACAACAATTGCTGTCTTCGGAGAGTAACAGTGTAGATGAGCTGTTGCAGCGACTGCGCTGGACTTCGGTGCCGGACATGAGGTACGTCACTCAACGTACTGTTTTCAATCGCCCGCCTGGTCCACCAACGCATGACCTTATCTCTGCATCCGAACCATCTCCCGTGCCAGTATATCCTACACCACCAGATAGAAACGCTCGTCCTGGCCTGGTCTCACATAGCAACTACACAGCCTGTGTCCTGAATCAGTCAAGTGCCCCTTTGTCTGTGCAACGAAGGGGAATTGTAAATCTTGGCAACACATGCTACATGAATAGCGTTCTGCAAGTACTCAATTCGACACAGTTAGGTCAGTACTTTCTCACTGACGACTATGTGTCCCACCTAACTGCGATAAAGGGGAAATTGACTCGCTTGATCAACTCATTTAGCTTTGTCATCCGTGAGCTTAATCGTGCTGATTGTAATTTTTCAGTCAGTGCGTCGCCGTTCAAAGCTGCCCTAGGTGACTATTACGAGGGACTTCAAAACTCGAGTCAGCAGGATGCAAATGAGTTTCTGCGCGTTCTGTTGGATGGCATTCACAGTGCACTGAATATGAACGAGCGTAATAGAGTTACGTTTCCTGAGATCGACAATTCTAAAGGAACTGATGACGAACTTGCGCGACGCTACTGGGCACAGTACTATCAGAAGAATTCATCCATAATTGTTGACTACTGCGCGTTTCAAGAGCGGAGTGCCATTGTCTGCCCCTCCTGCAACCATCAGTCACGCTCTTTCAATGTTTCTCTCAGCATCGAAATACCTATTCCGCAGACCTCGTCAAAGGTTTCACTCGATGACTGCTTTGCCACGTACTGCCGAGAGGAGATTTTAGACAATGCCTCTATGTACATGTGCCCTAACTGTCGCCAGAAGGTGAACGCCCGCAAACAATTGCTATTTTATTCAGTACCACCAGTGCTATTCATCACTCTGAAGCGTTTTCGCTGCTACGGCGACTTCACCAGTGCTTCGAAAGTCAACTCGACCGTTTTTTTTAGTAAAACTCTGAGCATTGCGCCGTACATGTGCTCTATGTTCTCAAAGACAAAGTACAATTTGGTGGGAATTGTCAATCACCAAGGTAACATGCATGGAGGTCACTACACTGCAGATGCTGTTGGTGCTGATGGCGTGTGGTGCCACTTTAGCGACGAGAAGGTGACAAAAGCGGACGTGGCTGATAATAACCTGGCCTATATTCTCTGTTACGTGCGTTGATCGaactccccctttctcctaGCGCTGAAGATCCAATATCGCCTTCTCTTATTGCTATGCTAAGCCGATGACATTCTTTAtgtctcttttttgttgtggtTTTGTATATTGTATTTTGCCCTCGAGTTTTTTgtgatttttttttcgcgGCTGC includes these proteins:
- a CDS encoding putative ubiquitin hydrolase; this encodes MFKIDYKISYDEFVKTIYHHARKYEIKVADPHKQCVTVNALITKAKEEESKRHYANAYYYVNKCLLFFDKEENPVNFTQSDPSTKKIFSEALDLEAKLKRKELPIEYNAMIEEIDRREPERRRIVAQQLESDSSDVNGNKEFSESVDVHLTRQQQLLSSESNSVDELLQRLRWTSVPDMRYVTQRTVFNRPPGPPTHDLISASEPSPVPVYPTPPDRNARPGLVSHSNYTACVLNQSSAPLSVQRRGIVNLGNTCYMNSVLQVLNSTQLGQYFLTDDYVSHLTAIKGKLTRLINSFSFVIRELNRADCNFSVSASPFKAALGDYYEGLQNSSQQDANEFLRVLLDGIHSALNMNERNRVTFPEIDNSKGTDDELARRYWAQYYQKNSSIIVDYCAFQERSAIVCPSCNHQSRSFNVSLSIEIPIPQTSSKVSLDDCFATYCREEILDNASMYMCPNCRQKVNARKQLLFYSVPPVLFITLKRFRCYGDFTSASKVNSTVFFSKTLSIAPYMCSMFSKTKYNLVGIVNHQGNMHGGHYTADAVGADGVWCHFSDEKVTKADVADNNLAYILCYVR